One genomic region from Flagellimonas oceani encodes:
- a CDS encoding DNA-directed RNA polymerase subunit omega: MQDLKNTKAPVSTKTLNRNEFDEKTENIYEAISIASKRAIQINSEIKKELLEKLEEFATYSDSLEEVFENKEQIEVSKFYEKLPKPHALAVQEWLEDKIYYRNTEKDA; this comes from the coding sequence ATGCAAGATTTGAAAAACACAAAGGCCCCGGTTTCCACAAAAACTCTCAACAGAAACGAGTTTGACGAAAAAACCGAAAATATTTACGAAGCTATCTCCATAGCTTCAAAAAGAGCGATCCAAATCAATTCCGAGATAAAAAAGGAATTGTTGGAGAAGCTGGAAGAATTCGCGACCTACAGCGACAGTTTGGAAGAAGTCTTTGAGAACAAAGAGCAGATCGAGGTTTCCAAATTCTACGAAAAGTTGCCAAAACCACACGCTTTGGCCGTACAAGAGTGGTTAGAGGATAAAATTTATTACAGGAATACAGAGAAAGACGCATAA
- a CDS encoding outer membrane protein assembly factor BamD: MFLKMRSILLFCCAAVLLVSCSEYQKVLKETDVKAKYDMAEKLYEEGDYKRAVRLFEQIAPQYVGKPQGERVMFFFADSYFKNGDYYLAGYQFERFIKSYPRSDKIQEASFLGAKSYYMLSPRYSLDQTETDKALLKLQTFINNYSESEFFEEANAMAKELTAKKEKKEIEIAKQFNKLGEFNLPVLISAITAFDNFITDNPGSIYREEALYYRIEAATRLALNSTFDKKQERLEDALDSYNTLMRYFPETEFKKQADDYAETIREELSVYNTSVSK; encoded by the coding sequence ATGTTTTTGAAAATGAGGTCAATACTCCTTTTTTGTTGTGCAGCAGTACTTCTCGTATCCTGTAGTGAGTATCAAAAGGTACTTAAGGAAACCGATGTGAAGGCCAAATATGATATGGCCGAAAAGCTGTACGAGGAAGGCGATTATAAAAGAGCGGTTCGTTTGTTCGAGCAGATTGCGCCCCAGTACGTGGGCAAGCCACAAGGGGAACGCGTAATGTTCTTTTTTGCGGACAGCTATTTCAAGAACGGCGATTATTATTTGGCGGGATATCAGTTTGAGCGTTTCATAAAATCATATCCACGTAGTGATAAGATTCAAGAAGCAAGTTTTTTAGGGGCAAAAAGTTATTACATGCTTTCCCCAAGATATTCTTTGGATCAAACCGAAACCGACAAGGCCCTGTTAAAATTGCAGACTTTTATCAACAATTACTCCGAGTCGGAGTTTTTTGAGGAAGCCAATGCCATGGCCAAGGAATTGACCGCCAAAAAGGAAAAGAAAGAAATAGAGATTGCAAAGCAATTCAATAAGTTGGGAGAATTCAACCTGCCCGTTTTGATTTCTGCAATCACCGCCTTTGATAATTTTATAACGGACAATCCCGGTTCCATTTACAGGGAAGAAGCCTTATATTATAGAATTGAAGCGGCCACCAGACTGGCCTTGAACAGTACATTTGACAAAAAACAGGAGCGCTTGGAAGATGCTCTTGATTCATATAATACATTAATGCGCTATTTTCCAGAAACGGAATTCAAGAAACAAGCAGATGACTATGCCGAGACTATCCGAGAGGAATTGAGCGTGTACAACACTTCCGTATCCAAATAA
- the dapA gene encoding 4-hydroxy-tetrahydrodipicolinate synthase — protein MEQLIGTGVALITPFREDVSVDVEALEKVVEHNIQGGVDYLVVLGTTAESATLSQAEKQLVVDVVVRTNAGRLPLVLGVGGNNTMAVVHELKTLDLSDFDAILSVSPYYNKPTQEGIYQHFKLIAEVSPIPIILYNVPSRTGSNMLPSTTLRLAHDFPNIVGIKEACGDAVQIDKILKDRPEGFLVISGDDATALPTVLAGGAGVISVLGQGLPSLFSDMIKFGLEGNVKEAYRIHHRLSSLMLLIFEEGNPTGIKSIFESKGISRSTVRLPLVEATPVLKDKIVASLVQLDRAHV, from the coding sequence ATGGAACAATTGATCGGAACAGGAGTGGCTTTGATAACCCCGTTCAGAGAAGATGTATCGGTGGATGTGGAAGCCCTGGAGAAAGTTGTGGAACATAACATTCAAGGTGGTGTGGATTATTTGGTGGTCTTGGGAACAACGGCCGAATCCGCAACCCTTTCACAAGCGGAGAAACAATTGGTGGTAGATGTAGTCGTCCGTACCAATGCAGGTAGGCTTCCATTGGTACTTGGTGTGGGCGGCAACAATACCATGGCGGTGGTACACGAGCTAAAAACATTGGACTTGTCGGATTTTGATGCCATCCTATCCGTTTCCCCATATTACAACAAACCAACCCAAGAGGGCATATACCAGCACTTTAAATTGATCGCAGAAGTATCTCCCATCCCGATTATATTATACAATGTACCCTCAAGAACAGGCAGCAATATGTTGCCGTCGACCACGCTAAGGTTGGCACACGACTTCCCCAACATAGTTGGTATCAAGGAAGCATGCGGTGATGCCGTTCAGATTGATAAAATACTCAAGGACAGACCGGAAGGCTTTTTGGTGATCTCCGGTGATGATGCCACGGCCTTGCCAACGGTTTTGGCAGGCGGGGCAGGGGTTATCTCCGTTTTGGGCCAGGGATTGCCATCGCTTTTTTCCGATATGATTAAATTTGGATTGGAAGGAAATGTAAAGGAAGCATATCGCATCCATCACAGATTATCCTCGTTGATGTTGCTGATTTTTGAAGAGGGGAACCCCACTGGCATAAAAAGTATCTTTGAGAGCAAGGGCATTTCAAGGTCGACGGTAAGATTGCCTTTGGTAGAGGCAACGCCGGTTTTGAAGGATAAAATCGTTGCTTCGTTGGTACAACTGGACAGGGCACATGTTTAA
- a CDS encoding DUF6913 domain-containing protein yields MFLKGLQDKFKVKSGHKYLREELEKPSKSVSREKGITSVGCIVDVDKFQKAEAFYELIEEFSLRPNAIKIIGYKREYDKNSPYAIQMFSDKDLGWKGQIENSYVLEFLSREYDMLINYYEEDNLMMKLLSVKTPARLKVGLGAQDPKINDLILNTPLGDFTLFKSELKKYLKVLKEI; encoded by the coding sequence ATGTTTTTGAAAGGACTCCAAGACAAATTTAAGGTTAAATCGGGGCATAAATATTTAAGGGAGGAATTGGAAAAGCCTTCAAAGTCCGTGTCCAGGGAAAAGGGGATTACCAGTGTTGGTTGCATTGTTGATGTCGATAAATTTCAAAAAGCAGAGGCCTTTTACGAACTTATTGAAGAATTTTCGCTAAGGCCCAATGCCATAAAAATAATTGGCTATAAACGGGAGTACGACAAAAACTCGCCTTATGCCATTCAAATGTTCTCCGATAAGGACCTTGGATGGAAGGGCCAGATAGAAAACAGCTATGTGCTGGAATTTTTGAGCAGAGAATACGATATGCTCATCAATTATTATGAAGAAGATAATTTAATGATGAAGCTATTGTCGGTAAAGACCCCCGCCCGCCTTAAGGTAGGTTTGGGCGCCCAGGACCCCAAGATAAACGATTTGATCTTAAATACCCCTTTGGGCGACTTTACGTTGTTCAAGAGCGAACTGAAAAAATATTTAAAGGTCTTAAAAGAAATTTGA
- a CDS encoding 5'-nucleotidase C-terminal domain-containing protein, translating into MIFTKVNNLPRRLNKDTHVNNLKFKQFVVFITFCFLISCKNDADKLSEIQGKQIPIDSTYAQTDSIEAFVEPYRKRINEILDSTLAYAPKPLLLNDGERTSSMGNLLADIVLEQAAPIFNSRTEKTLDFVVLNAGGVRSIISEGNVTARNAYEVMPFENYIEVVELSGSATRELINFVAKSSRRHPVSGIEIVTDKNGSLESVNIQGQPFDESRNYFVASSDYLVNGGPSVGFFDQIVSRTATDYLLRNAMIDYFKKMDTLQAVADDRIKQLN; encoded by the coding sequence ATGATTTTTACAAAGGTAAATAATCTACCAAGACGACTTAACAAAGATACGCACGTGAACAATCTAAAATTTAAACAATTTGTTGTATTTATAACTTTTTGTTTTTTGATATCCTGTAAAAATGACGCCGATAAACTATCGGAAATACAGGGCAAGCAAATTCCCATCGACTCTACCTACGCACAGACCGATTCCATTGAAGCCTTTGTGGAACCGTACAGAAAAAGAATCAACGAGATATTGGACAGCACCTTGGCCTATGCCCCAAAACCATTGTTGCTGAACGATGGGGAACGCACCTCATCCATGGGGAACCTGTTGGCGGACATAGTTCTAGAGCAGGCTGCTCCCATTTTCAATTCCAGAACGGAAAAGACCTTGGATTTTGTGGTGCTCAATGCCGGTGGGGTCCGCTCCATTATTTCGGAAGGGAATGTGACCGCCAGAAACGCTTATGAGGTTATGCCGTTCGAAAATTACATCGAAGTGGTAGAGCTCAGTGGCTCCGCTACCCGGGAACTCATCAATTTTGTGGCAAAATCCTCCCGAAGACACCCTGTATCCGGGATAGAGATCGTTACGGACAAGAACGGTTCGCTCGAATCGGTAAATATACAGGGGCAACCTTTTGACGAGAGCCGAAACTATTTTGTGGCCTCCTCCGATTATTTGGTGAACGGTGGCCCCAGCGTAGGCTTTTTTGACCAAATTGTTTCGAGAACGGCAACGGATTACCTACTGCGCAATGCCATGATAGATTACTTTAAAAAGATGGATACTTTACAGGCAGTAGCCGATGATCGAATCAAACAACTTAATTAG
- a CDS encoding metallophosphatase: MKRRDFITNTTAASTLIGLGGLSLSSCSNLGKKQITILHTNDVHSHIDTFPPNHSRHPNLGGVARRATLVEQIRNENPNTLLFDAGDIFQGTPYFNFYGGELEFKLMSKLKYDAATIGNHDFDNGIDGLLAQMPNATFEMISANYDFTNTVMDGYVKPYKIYTVDGIKIGVYGLGIELDGLVTKKLYKETQYLNPYEIALDMEKQLKEEEQCDLIICLSHLGYDYEYPEKPCDTRLAQQTYHTDLIIGGHTHTFLDKPDVRTNQNGNSVLVNQVGCYGINLGRIDFYFDSDKNASANGISITV, from the coding sequence ATGAAAAGAAGGGACTTTATCACCAATACTACCGCTGCATCCACTTTAATCGGATTGGGCGGCCTCAGCTTGAGTTCGTGCTCCAATTTGGGCAAAAAACAGATTACCATCCTGCACACCAACGATGTGCACAGCCATATCGACACCTTTCCCCCCAACCACTCCAGACACCCAAATTTGGGCGGGGTGGCAAGGCGCGCTACTCTGGTGGAACAGATCCGTAACGAAAACCCGAACACCCTGCTTTTTGATGCCGGTGATATTTTCCAGGGCACACCCTATTTTAATTTTTACGGGGGCGAGCTTGAGTTTAAATTGATGAGCAAGCTCAAGTACGATGCCGCCACCATTGGCAACCACGATTTTGACAACGGCATTGATGGTCTGCTGGCACAAATGCCAAATGCCACTTTTGAAATGATCAGCGCAAACTACGATTTTACCAACACGGTGATGGACGGGTACGTAAAACCTTATAAAATCTATACGGTAGATGGTATTAAGATCGGGGTGTATGGCCTGGGCATTGAACTGGACGGACTGGTGACCAAAAAATTGTACAAGGAAACCCAATATCTGAATCCTTACGAGATAGCTTTGGACATGGAAAAACAGCTCAAAGAGGAAGAACAGTGCGACTTGATCATTTGCCTATCGCATTTGGGCTATGATTATGAATACCCCGAAAAACCCTGCGATACCCGTTTGGCGCAGCAAACCTACCACACGGATCTGATCATTGGTGGTCACACCCATACGTTTTTGGACAAGCCCGATGTGCGCACTAACCAAAACGGGAACTCCGTACTTGTAAACCAAGTAGGATGCTACGGGATTAATTTGGGCAGAATAGATTTTTACTTTGATTCCGATAAAAACGCATCGGCCAACGGAATTAGTATTACGGTTTAG
- a CDS encoding BspA family leucine-rich repeat surface protein, producing MTSKKLFLSMFAMAILWSCSKDDGPKEFANQPPVIYDQTLNVLEKTVTDTQTVGLVKAYDANMVTKLAFSITANSNDLFVIEGATGALGIKTGKTLDLVETPLQKITVAVTDGEREDSAEITICDCTPTFAKDAYEFEVSENISSDELIHAFEIIDVDTDPKDLVITISTNDNGLFAINTKGELRLASNKSLDFETATEHNIKVSVTDGVETTEVEVKIVVLNEVEGISDDPTSFVTTWKTEEAGEKIVIGTQNAYNYDFTIDWGDGTVEDIVQVNVGSFEHTYEEAGTYTVAIQGVFPAIRMENSNTKGNLIGLEQWGDIAWYSMTAAFLECENMIYNATDVPDISNVSSMLVMFAGATAFNGDLSLWNVENVTDMGAMFSGATTFNGDLSDWDTKNITNMSYMFSKAEAFDQDLGGWKIGSIEDMSNMFDNSGMSKENLNATIIGWNSYVDANNGPIDISVGIDNLTVCGAAALSAGDNLMLNYNWEFTGTAEFLEECN from the coding sequence ATGACTAGTAAGAAACTGTTTTTATCGATGTTTGCAATGGCCATACTTTGGTCTTGCTCTAAAGATGATGGGCCAAAGGAATTTGCCAATCAACCTCCTGTAATATACGACCAGACCTTAAATGTTTTGGAAAAAACCGTAACGGACACCCAAACGGTGGGCCTGGTAAAAGCCTATGATGCCAATATGGTCACCAAGCTGGCCTTTAGCATAACCGCCAACAGCAACGATTTGTTCGTGATCGAGGGGGCAACAGGCGCATTGGGCATAAAAACTGGTAAAACCCTTGACCTTGTGGAGACTCCGCTGCAAAAGATAACCGTAGCGGTCACGGATGGGGAAAGGGAAGATTCGGCAGAGATCACCATTTGCGATTGTACCCCCACCTTTGCCAAGGATGCATATGAATTTGAGGTGAGTGAAAATATTTCTTCCGATGAGTTGATCCATGCTTTTGAGATTATCGATGTGGATACCGACCCGAAAGACCTTGTAATAACAATATCCACGAACGACAATGGCCTATTTGCCATAAATACCAAAGGAGAACTTAGATTGGCCTCCAATAAGAGCCTTGATTTTGAGACGGCGACCGAACACAATATCAAAGTAAGTGTTACGGATGGTGTCGAAACCACCGAAGTGGAAGTGAAGATCGTTGTACTGAACGAGGTGGAGGGCATATCGGATGATCCAACTTCTTTTGTGACCACTTGGAAAACAGAGGAGGCGGGTGAAAAAATAGTAATTGGTACTCAAAATGCTTACAATTATGATTTTACCATTGATTGGGGAGACGGTACTGTGGAAGATATTGTTCAGGTGAATGTGGGTAGTTTTGAGCATACTTATGAAGAGGCAGGTACTTATACCGTTGCGATACAAGGAGTTTTTCCGGCCATCCGAATGGAAAATAGCAACACTAAGGGCAATCTTATTGGTCTTGAGCAATGGGGCGATATAGCGTGGTATTCAATGACAGCCGCTTTTTTGGAGTGCGAAAATATGATCTATAACGCAACAGATGTGCCAGATATCTCGAATGTTAGTTCTATGTTGGTAATGTTTGCTGGAGCTACAGCTTTTAATGGAGATCTTAGCTTATGGAATGTTGAGAATGTTACCGACATGGGTGCTATGTTCAGCGGTGCAACTACTTTTAACGGAGACCTTAGTGACTGGGATACAAAAAATATTACCAATATGTCCTATATGTTCAGCAAAGCCGAAGCATTCGACCAAGATTTGGGAGGGTGGAAAATCGGCAGTATAGAAGATATGTCCAATATGTTCGATAACAGCGGCATGTCGAAAGAAAACCTAAATGCCACCATAATAGGTTGGAACAGTTATGTGGATGCAAATAATGGCCCAATCGATATTAGTGTTGGAATAGATAATCTTACCGTTTGTGGTGCAGCGGCATTGTCTGCCGGTGATAATTTGATGTTGAATTACAATTGGGAGTTCACAGGGACCGCAGAGTTTCTTGAAGAATGTAATTGA
- a CDS encoding BspA family leucine-rich repeat surface protein: protein MKKILFSVFAVALLWSCGKDDGPDTPSEDENNVPVIAAQDFSAAETISDTEVIGTVKASDEDGDTLTFTIEANSDDLFEITASGDLSLASGKSLDAAAKEQHNITVKVDDGEDTASATITIKVITVAPTNEVPVMEDQELTVAEDIADTEVIGQVVATDADEDDLTFTMEANDLFMLSESGILTLAEGKSLDYETATSHSITVSVTDGENTAEAKIAILVENIPEADPNDPTAFVTKWETTTPDETIYMGANKNYEYDFTVDWGDGTVETIKELPENHMFEHAYAEPGTHTVAIQGEFPAIKMQSLSVQQLSKLRSLEQWGNIAWQDLSSAFYKCGNMVYNATDAPNLSNVKDLSSMFYAGVASFNGSLNDWDTSTITNMSSMFAQTTFNGDLNWNTSSVTNMSGMFAQAYAFNGDISGWDTGSVIDMQSMFYEANAFNGDITGWDTGNVVIMYGMFNGADAFNRDISVWDVSNVSTMQNMLKNALAFNQNLGGWDIGNVNTMAFMLDNSGMSKENLNATLIGWHSYASLKTAPLNVNLGLNDLTICGLTAIEAKADLMASYGWTFSGNPDEEDACN from the coding sequence ATGAAAAAGATACTTTTTTCAGTGTTTGCCGTGGCCCTGTTGTGGTCCTGCGGTAAAGATGACGGCCCGGACACCCCGTCGGAAGACGAGAACAATGTTCCGGTAATAGCCGCGCAGGACTTTAGTGCTGCCGAAACCATTTCCGATACCGAGGTGATCGGTACGGTAAAGGCCTCCGATGAGGACGGGGACACGCTCACCTTTACCATTGAAGCAAACAGCGACGACCTGTTCGAGATTACCGCCTCCGGTGACTTGAGCCTTGCGAGCGGAAAGAGTTTGGATGCAGCGGCCAAGGAACAGCACAACATTACCGTTAAGGTGGACGATGGGGAGGACACGGCAAGTGCCACGATCACCATTAAAGTGATCACAGTTGCCCCGACCAACGAAGTCCCCGTAATGGAAGACCAAGAGCTTACCGTAGCGGAGGACATTGCCGATACTGAGGTAATCGGCCAAGTGGTGGCCACAGATGCCGATGAAGATGACCTTACCTTTACCATGGAGGCCAACGACCTGTTTATGCTCTCCGAAAGTGGTATTTTGACCTTGGCAGAAGGCAAATCCTTGGACTACGAGACCGCCACCTCTCATAGCATTACCGTAAGCGTAACCGATGGCGAAAATACCGCCGAGGCCAAAATTGCCATTTTGGTGGAGAACATACCAGAGGCTGACCCCAACGACCCTACTGCTTTTGTGACCAAATGGGAGACCACAACCCCCGATGAGACCATTTATATGGGTGCCAATAAAAATTATGAATATGACTTTACCGTGGACTGGGGCGATGGTACCGTGGAGACCATTAAGGAGCTGCCCGAGAACCATATGTTTGAACATGCCTATGCGGAGCCGGGCACCCATACCGTGGCCATACAGGGAGAGTTTCCAGCGATTAAAATGCAATCTCTTTCAGTTCAACAATTGTCTAAATTAAGGAGTTTGGAACAATGGGGCAATATAGCATGGCAAGATCTTTCCAGTGCTTTTTATAAGTGTGGTAACATGGTGTACAATGCTACCGATGCACCAAATCTCTCCAATGTAAAGGATCTGAGTTCCATGTTTTATGCAGGCGTCGCTTCTTTTAATGGCAGCCTTAATGATTGGGATACTTCCACAATCACTAATATGTCATCCATGTTCGCGCAAACAACCTTTAATGGCGATCTCAACTGGAATACCTCCTCAGTAACCAATATGAGTGGAATGTTTGCTCAAGCATATGCTTTTAATGGAGACATTAGTGGATGGGACACTGGCAGTGTAATCGATATGCAGAGTATGTTTTATGAAGCCAATGCTTTTAATGGAGACATTACTGGGTGGGACACTGGTAATGTAGTCATTATGTATGGTATGTTTAATGGTGCCGATGCTTTTAATAGAGACATTAGTGTTTGGGATGTTAGTAATGTAAGCACAATGCAGAATATGCTTAAAAATGCCCTTGCTTTTAATCAAAACTTGGGCGGTTGGGATATTGGAAATGTAAACACAATGGCCTTTATGCTCGACAATAGCGGTATGTCCAAGGAGAATTTGAATGCAACATTAATAGGCTGGCATAGTTATGCTTCCCTAAAAACCGCCCCATTAAATGTGAATTTGGGCCTTAATGATCTAACTATTTGTGGACTCACTGCCATAGAAGCAAAAGCAGACTTGATGGCAAGTTATGGCTGGACTTTTTCCGGTAACCCAGATGAAGAGGACGCGTGTAATTGA